The following are from one region of the Rhodopirellula sp. P2 genome:
- the hisN gene encoding histidinol-phosphatase: MSDWTPAQWQSEHDGRLTAMVDIALKAGQHTLTHFGKSSLSVDRKSDDSPVTIADREAEQLVRELVAKQFPDDAIAGEEFADSEGVSRYRWVVDPIDGTKSFICGVPLYSTLLALECDETPFGGVIYLPATDQIVVAALGSGCYHSDDLKTWSKAHVSEQTDLSKAVFVTSEAKSFGDRGEGPRGDSDVFDALQRDTWLTRTWGDGYGYAMVATGRADLMVDPICNAWDVAAMAPILSEAGGRFTSWKGIDTVRGGDGVGTNGHLHEAVLARLKK; this comes from the coding sequence ATGTCGGATTGGACTCCCGCCCAGTGGCAATCGGAACACGATGGACGACTGACCGCGATGGTCGACATCGCTTTGAAAGCCGGCCAGCACACGCTGACTCACTTTGGAAAGTCATCGTTGTCGGTGGACCGGAAATCCGACGATTCCCCCGTGACGATCGCCGACCGGGAAGCCGAACAATTGGTCCGCGAATTGGTCGCCAAGCAGTTCCCCGATGACGCGATCGCTGGGGAAGAATTTGCCGACAGCGAAGGCGTCAGCCGTTACCGATGGGTGGTCGATCCGATCGACGGAACCAAATCGTTCATCTGTGGCGTGCCGCTGTACAGCACGTTGTTGGCACTGGAATGTGACGAGACCCCGTTTGGTGGCGTCATTTACCTGCCCGCGACCGATCAGATCGTCGTCGCCGCGTTGGGCAGTGGGTGTTACCACAGCGACGACCTGAAGACGTGGAGCAAGGCTCATGTGTCAGAGCAAACCGATTTGTCAAAGGCTGTTTTCGTCACCAGCGAAGCGAAGTCGTTTGGCGATCGAGGCGAAGGGCCTCGCGGTGACAGCGATGTGTTTGATGCCTTGCAGCGTGACACCTGGCTGACGCGAACTTGGGGCGATGGCTATGGATACGCGATGGTCGCGACTGGCCGAGCGGATTTGATGGTCGATCCGATCTGCAATGCTTGGGACGTTGCCGCGATGGCGCCGATCCTCAGCGAAGCGGGCGGTCGTTTCACGTCTTGGAAAGGCATCGACACGGTCCGCGGCGGCGATGGAGTTGGAACCAACGGGCACCTCCACGAGGCAGTCTTGGCTCGCTTGAAGAAGTGA